One stretch of Zingiber officinale cultivar Zhangliang chromosome 6B, Zo_v1.1, whole genome shotgun sequence DNA includes these proteins:
- the LOC121993200 gene encoding delta(12)-fatty-acid desaturase FAD2-like, whose amino-acid sequence MGAGGRMTVQELESKDTSIRSDGGDKSLHRSPTEKPPFALSQIKKAIPPHCFQRSVLRSFSYVVHDLLLVGIFLYFALAVIPMLPMALAVAAWPLYWAAQGCVLTGVWVIAHECGHHAFSEYSILDDVVGLVLHSALLVPYFSWKYSHRRHHSNTASIERDEVFVPKQKAALLWYTKYLGNPLGRLLTIAVTLTLGWPLYLAFNVSGRAYPRFASHFDPYSPIYSSRERAQIFISDAGLLAAAFAFFRLASSHGGFWWLLRLYGVPLLIVNAWLVVITYLQHTHPALPHYDATEWDWLRGALATMDRDYGLLNSVFHNITDTHVTHHLFSTMPHYHAMEATAAIKPVLGEYYQFDGTPLLKALWREARECIYVESDADAGKHQGVFWYRNELL is encoded by the coding sequence ATGGGCGCAGGCGGACGCATGACGGTCCAGGAGCTGGAGTCCAAGGACACATCCATACGCTCCGACGGCGGCGACAAGTCCCTCCACCGCTCTCCCACCGAGAAGCCACCCTTCGCCCTCAGCCAGATCAAGAAGGCCATTCCGCCGCACTGCTTCCAGCGCTCCGTCCTCCGCTCCTTCTCCTACGTCGTCCACGACCTCCTCCTCGTCGGAATCTTCCTTTACTTTGCGCTCGCAGTCATTCCCATGCTCCCGATGGCGCTCGCAGTTGCTGCCTGGCCGCTTTATTGGGCAGCTCAGGGCTGCGTGCTCACCGGCGTCTGGGTCATTGCCCACGAGTGCGGCCACCACGCCTTCTCCGAATACTCTATACTCGACGATGTCGTCGGTCTCGTCCTCCACTCCGCCCTTCTGGTTCCCTACTTCTCCTGGAAGTACAGCCACCGCCGCCACCACTCCAATACCGCCTCCATCGAGCGCGACGAGGTGTTCGTCCCCAAGCAAAAGGCGGCCCTCCTCTGGTACACCAAGTACCTCGGCAACCCACTCGGCCGCCTCCTCACCATCGCTGTCACCCTCACTCTCGGTTGGCCTCTGTACCTCGCCTTCAACGTCTCCGGCCGAGCCTACCCACGCTTCGCTTCCCACTTCGACCCCTACAGCCCCATCTACTCTAGCCGCGAGCGCGCTCAGATCTTCATCTCCGACGCCGGCCTCCTCGCCGCCGCCTTCGCCTTCTTCCGCCTTGCATCCTCCCACGGCGGCTTCTGGTGGCTCCTCCGCCTCTACGGCGTGCCACTCCTCATCGTCAACGCCTGGCTGGTCGTCATCACCTACTTGCAGCACACCCACCCCGCACTCCCCCACTACGACGCCACAGAGTGGGACTGGCTCCGCGGCGCCCTCGCCACTATGGACCGCGACTACGGCCTCCTCAACAGCGTGTTCCACAACATCACCGACACCCACGTCACTCACCACCTCTTCTCCACCATGCCGCACTACCACGCCATGGAGGCGACCGCGGCCATCAAGCCGGTGCTGGGCGAGTACTACCAGTTCGACGGCACGCCGCTGCTGAAGGCGTTGTGGAGGGAGGCGCGGGAGTGCATCTACGTCGAGTCTGACGCTGACGCCGGGAAGCATCAGGGCGTGTTCTGGTACCGCAACGAGCTACTTTAA
- the LOC121993203 gene encoding cysteine protease XCP1-like: protein MNLSVLLFLIFTLTSCAFASSRAKDFGYSSADLVSEETLLNLFHSWAATHDKPYLNSPKTKSTKFEVFKDNLNHIVATNKRRKSHWLGLNAFADMAHDEFKRNYLGLNPKPKYSTHTRSTTFMYENVTNLPKSIDWRTKGAVTPVKNQGGCGSCWAFSTVAAMEGINQIVTGNLTSLSVQELIDCDIKFDEGCSGGTMDYAFAFIAAVGGLRTEQDYPYTMEEGSCQPAAKGSEAKKVSISGYEDVPRKSEESLLKALAHQPVSIAIEGFGRDLQFYKGGVFEGPCGTELDHGVTAVGYGTTVDGREYILVKNSWGQEWGEQGFIRMRRNPGNVEGLCGMYKMASFPTKSKP from the exons ATGAATCTCTCCgttctcctcttcctcattttCACCCTCACCTCTTGTGCCTTTGCATCATCTAGGGCCAAAGATTTCGGCTACTCGTCGGCTGATCTTGTGTCGGAGGAAACCTTACTCAATCTCTTCCACTCCTGGGCAGCCACCCACGACAAACCTTACTTGAATTCACCCAAAACGAAGTCGACCAAATTTGAGGTCTTCAAGGACAACCTAAACCACATTGTGGCCACCAACAAGAGGAGGAAGAGCCACTGGCTCGGCCTAAACGCGTTCGCCGACATGGCCCATGATGAGTTCAAACGCAACTACCTCGGACTCAACCCAAAACCAAAGTACTCGACTCATACGAGAAGCACGACCTTCATGTATGAGAATGTGACGAACTTGCCCAAGTCGATTGATTGGCGTACAAAAGGGGCTGTCACGCCTGTTAAGAACCAAGGCGGATGCG GGAGCTGTTGGGCCTTCTCGACAGTTGCAGCCATGGAGGGCATAAATCAAATTGTGACTGGGAACTTGACATCATTATCCGTGCAAGAACTTATCGACTGTGATATAAAGTTCGACGAAGGCTGCAGCGGAGGAACCATGGACTATGCTTTCGCCTTCATCGCGGCCGTCGGAGGGCTGCGCACCGAGCAAGACTATCCATACACCATGGAGGAAGGCTCTTGCCAACCAGCAGCCAAG GGAAGTGAAGCCAAGAAAGTGAGCATTAGCGGGTACGAAGATGTGCCGAGGAAGAGCGAGGAGAGCTTGTTGAAGGCTTTAGCACATCAACCAGTGAGCATCGCCATTGAGGGTTTTGGCAGGGATTTGCAGTTCTACAAGGGGGGAGTGTTCGAGGGGCCGTGCGGGACAGAGCTCGATCACGGAGTGACGGCGGTCGGATATGGGACGACGGTCGACGGCCGGGAGTATATCTTGGTGAAGAACTCGTGGGGGCAGGAATGGGGGGAGCAAGGCTTCATCAGGATGAGGAGGAACCCAGGGAACGTGGAAGGGCTCTGTGGCATGTACAAGATGGCTTCTTTTCCTACCAAGAGCAAGCCGTGA
- the LOC121993201 gene encoding AT-hook motif nuclear-localized protein 10-like, which produces MEVRSEPGIFPSGAGVQKSQAQAPPTIQSMRLAYTQDGTAIYKPISNTSPSPTPLAAAAAAPAPAPHLGGGGGSAGSVTEGSSPATLHGLSINIGEPLKKKRGRPRKYGPDGTMALALNPTSAAGSMPPGGFSSSVNSDPTKKVKGRPPGSGKKQQMAALGSAGIGFTPHVITVNAGEDVWSKIMSFSQHGPRSVCILSANGAISNVTLRQAATSGGTVTYEGRFEILSLSGSFLLSDRGGHRSRTGGLSVSLAGPDGRVLGGGVAGILTAASPVQVVVGSFIANEKKEPKQTAPLDLPSSAPMKLTPIPPIRTSGGSSPPSHGTLSESSRDGSGSPLNQNIGSLNNNQQEMPTFAWK; this is translated from the exons ATGGAAGTGAGATCAGAGCCAGGAATTTTTCCTTCTGGTGCCGGCGTTCAGAAAAGCCAGGCGCAAGCCCCTCCGACCATCCAAAGCATGCGCTTGGCCTACACACAAGATGGCACCGCAATATACAAGCCAATAAGCAACACCTCTCCTTCCCCTACTCcccttgctgctgctgctgctgctcctgCTCCTGCGCCTCACCTAGGAGGAGGTGGAGGTAGCGCAGGCAGCGTCACGGAAGGTTCATCTCCGGCGACGCTCCATGGCCTCAGCATCAACATTGGGGAgccacttaagaagaagcgaGGACGGCCGAGGAAGTACGGACCTGATGGCACCATGGCCCTTGCTCTGAACCCTACCTCTGCGGCTGGTTCCATGCCACCAGGTGGATTCTCCTCTTCCGTTAATTCGGATCCTACAAAGAAGGTGAAGGGCCGGCCTCCCGGTTCCGGAAAGAAGCAACAGATGGCTGCTCTAG GATCAGCAGGGATTGGGTTTACTCCTCATGTGATTACTGTAAATGCTGGAGAG GACGTCTGGTCAAAAATCATGTCATTTTCTCAACATGGTCCACGTTCTGTTTGTATCCTTTCAGCAAATGGTGCAATATCAAATGTAACACTACGGCAAGCGGCAACTTCTGGTGGAACTGTAACTTATGAG GGCCGATTTGAGATATTGTCATTGTCAGGCTCATTTTTGCTCTCTGACAGAGGTGGCCACCGTAGTCGGACAGGCGGACTAAGTGTTTCTTTGGCTGGTCCTGATGGCCGCGTGCTGGGCGGAGGAGTGGCAGGAATACTTACTGCAGCATCACCAGTTCAG GTGGTTGTTGGGAGCTTCATCGCCAATGAGAAAAAGGAACCAAAGCAAACTGCCCCGTTGGATTTACCCTCATCTGCGCCGATGAAGCTTACACCGATACCCCCAATCCGCACATCAGGTGGAAGTAGTCCACCCTCACATGGCACCTTGAGCGAATCCTCCAGAGACGGATCAGGGAGCCCGCTCAACCAGAACATCGGATCTCTGAATAACAACCAACAGGAGATGCCTACATTTGCATGGAAATGA